A genomic window from Haliaeetus albicilla chromosome 10, bHalAlb1.1, whole genome shotgun sequence includes:
- the PEX19 gene encoding peroxisomal biogenesis factor 19 isoform X2, protein MAAEPGPGPDPELEELLDSALDDFEKARPAAPPPPPPPPPGAQPSPSAAAKASLFASQERFFQELFEGELASQAAAEFEQAMQELAREEPHLVEQFQKLSEAAGRVGSDTASQQEFTSCLKETLSGLAKNATDLQSSSASEEELAKALEGLGLEEGDGEGSVLPVMRSIMQSLLSKDVLYPSLKEITEKYPEWLRRHGEALPAEQYERYRAQHGVMGRICQQLEDEQPGEGEEERRARFETLLNLMQQLQDLGHPPKELAGESPPGLNLDLPGATGGEQCRLM, encoded by the exons ATGGCGGCGGagccgggcccgggccccgacccggagctggaggagctgctcGACA GTGCCCTGGATGACTTCGAGAAGGCCaggcccgccgccccccccccaccgccgccgcccccccctgGGGCCCAGCCCTCGCCCAGCGCCGCCGCCAAG GCCTCCCTCTTCGCCTCGCAGGAGAGGTTCTTCCAGGAGCTGTTTGAGGGGGAGCTGGCCTCGCAGGCAGCGGCCGAGTTTGAGCAGGCCATGCAGGAGCTGGCCCGGGAGGAGCCGCACTTGGTGGAGCAGTTCCAGAAGCTGTCAGAAGCGGCGGGAAGAGTGG GCAGCGACACGGCGTCGCAGCAGGAGTTCACCTCCTGCCTGAAGGAGACGCTGAGTGGCCTGGCCAAGAACGCCACTGACCTGCAG AGCTCCTCGGCCTCAGAGGAGGAGCTGGCGAAGGcactggaggggctggggctggaggagggcgATGGCGAGGGCAGCGTCCTGCCCGTCATGCGGAGCATCATGCAGAGCCTGCTCTCCAAGGACGTGCTCTACCCTTCACTGAAGGAGATCACTGAGAAG TACCCCGAGTGGCTGCGGCGGCACGGTGAGGCGCTGCCAGCCGAGCAGTACGAGCGGTACCGGGCGCAGCACGGCGTGATGGGCCGCatctgccagcagctggaggatgAGCAGCCAGGCGAGGGCGAGGAGGAGCGGCGAGCGCGCTTTGAGACCCTCCTCAACCTCATGCAGCAG CTTCAGGACCTGGGGCACCCACCCAAGGAATTGGCCGGGGAGTCG ccccccggCCTTAACCTGGACCTGCCGGGGGCGACAGGTGGTGAGCAATGCCGCCTCATGTAG
- the FCER1G gene encoding high affinity immunoglobulin epsilon receptor subunit gamma isoform X2 yields MGAHLLLAAALLLLRTPETEALMEPELCYILDAILFLYGIVLTVLYCRLKFLAHRASRQGAVKEKEEAIYTGLSGEGQETYETLQIKHS; encoded by the exons ATGGGTGCCCACCTGCTGCTCGCCGCTGCCCTGCTGCTGTTGCGGACCCCGGAGACAG AGGCCCTGATGGAGCCGGAGCTTTGCTACATCCTGGACGCCATCCTCTTCCTCTATGGCATCGTTCTCACCGTCCTTTATTGCCGCCTCAAG TTCCTGGCTCATCGAGCGTCACGGCAGGGAGCTGTCAAGGAG aaggaagaagcCATCTACACC GGGCTCAGCGGTGAGGGCCAGGAGACGTACGAAACGCTCCAGATCAAACACTCCTGA
- the FCGR2A gene encoding LOW QUALITY PROTEIN: low affinity immunoglobulin gamma Fc region receptor II-a (The sequence of the model RefSeq protein was modified relative to this genomic sequence to represent the inferred CDS: deleted 2 bases in 1 codon), giving the protein MQRAGGPTSARQSAGMARSAALLLWAQALGLTGAQPSQLTLDPPWTPVFLTEKVTLTCQGSGAPGPAKWYVNEQFWQQARSNHIHITTDLPRSYSLQCRSPGARLSPSITLGFSNDWLVLQVPARVLLEGDALPLRCRGWKDMHVAQVQFFHEREALGGLSQGTELLLPSLQLHHSGHYRCQATVGHVFPTWQESALVMVAVQGEHPLPNTHLAGCSPPSPAGSASPLPPGSLPELFTVPVLRLEGPAEPREGTPVALGCLSHLSPLRPLTRLQHLFYQDDMVVGGPQGSPQLQLPAVGLSHSGNYSCEVRTETASVRKRSTPVTVTVRRVPVSGVSLVAQPPGGQVAEGDRLVLSCSVAEGTGPLSFSWHRQGSAVPLATGPYYKLRTVRHQDSGRYHCTATNGGTAADSPPLWVTVLVPVAGATITMARMEPVVPVGENVNLSCSVRVGTAPVTFTWLRDGQELDSGPVLSLGTVGPAHAGTYQCLATNRLGTHRIFRARSLALALSVTQPRQGGQHQGTAMAVGLSMSLLLLLVLTAAMGWYLRRRCRAAAGKSQSRDPTIPPEPEGRQPEPTAPPGELEDGEVLYTCVVVTERDGGEYGGWWGTRRPRVSPPPARVPEPLSLPGTSPSRSPRGSPRSAPPREPPVTYAVLPGPHARLRLPSDTYENVP; this is encoded by the exons ATGCAAAGGGCAGGTGGCCCCACCAGCGCACGGCAGAGTGCCGGGATGGCCAGGAGTGCGGCACTGCTCCTCTGGG cCCAAGCCCTCGGCCTCACTG gtgcccagcccagccagctcACGCTGGACCCCCCCTGGACACCGGTGTTCCTGACAGAGAAGGTGACACTGACCTGCCAGGGCTCTGgcgcgcccggccccgccaAGTGGTATGTCAATGAGCAGTTCTGGCAGCAGGCAAGATCCAACCACATCCACATCACCACAGACCTACCCAGGAGCTACAGCTTGCAGTGCCGCAGCCCTGGTGCCAGGCTCAGCCCCTCCATCACCTTGGGCTTCTCGAATG ACTGGCTGGTGCTGCAGGTGCCGGCGcgggtgctgctggagggggacGCGCTGCCGCTGCGCTGCCGGGGCTGGAAGGACATGCATGTCGCCCAGGTGCAGTTCTTCCATGAAAGGGAGGCGCTGGGGGGGCTTTCCCAGGGGACCgagctgctcctgccctccctgcagctgcaccaCAGCGGGCACTACCGCTGCCAAGCCACCGTGGGCCATGTCTTTCCAACGTGGCAGGAATCGGCACTGGTGATGGTGGCGGTGCAAGGTGAGCACCCCCTCCCCAACACCCACCTGGCAGGGTGCagccccccttccccagcgGGCTCGGCGTCACCGCTCCCCCCCGGCTCCCTCCCAGAGCTCTTCACGGTGCCGGTGCTGCGCCTGGAGGGCCCGGCCGAGCCCCGCGAGGGAACCCCCGTGGCCCTGGGCTGCCTCAGCCACCTCAGCCCCCTGCGGCCCCTCACCCGCCTCCAGCACCTATTCTACCAGGATGACATGGTGGTGGGGGGGCCCCAGGGCTcgccccagctccagctgccgGCCGTGGGGCTGTCCCACTCGGGGAACTACTCCTGCGAAGTGCGGACAGAGACGGCCAGCGTGCGGAAACGCAGCACCCCGGTCACCGTCACGGTGCGCA gggtCCCAGTCTCGGGGGTGTCCCTGGTGGCACAGCCCCCCGGGGGGCAGGTGGCAGAGGGAGACCGCCTGGTGCTGAGCTGCTCGGTGGCTGAGGGGACGGGGcccctctccttctcctggcACCGGCAGGGCTCAGCTGTGCCACTGGCCACAGGCCCCTACTACAAGCTCCGCACTGTGCGGCACCAGGACAGCGGCCGCTACCACTGCACGGCCACCAACGGTGGCACGGCGGCCGACAGCCCGCCGCTGTGGGTCACTGTCCTGG TGCCAGTGGCTGGTGCCACCATCACGATGGCAAGGATGGAGCCGGTGGTGCCAGTGGGCGAGAATGTCAACCTGAGCTGCTCCGTGCGGGTGGGCACCGCGCCGGTGACCTTCACCTGGCTGCGGGACGGGCAGGAGCTGGACTCGGGGCCCGTCCTGTCCCTGGGTACTGTGGGGCCAGCACATGCTGGGACCTACCAGTGCCTGGCCACCAACCGCCTCGGCACCCACCGCATCTTCCGGGCACGCAGCCTGGCTCTGGCCCTCTCGGTGACGCAGCCAAGACAGGGAGGGCAGCACCAGGGCACAG cCATGGCCGTGGGGCTCAGCATgtccctcctgctcctgctcgTGCTCACTGCTGCCATGGGCTGGTACCTCCGGCGCCGGTGCCGTGCAG ctgctgggaagagcCAGAGCAg GGACCCCACGATCCCTCCGGAGCCCGAGGGTCGCCAGCCAGagcccacagccccccccggggAGCTGGAGGACGGGGAGGTGCTGTACACCTGTGTCGTGGTCACCGAGCGGGACGGGGGTGAGTACGGCGGGTGG TGGGGGACGCGCCGCCCACGCGTGTCACCgcccccagcccgggtccccGAACCGCTTTCTCTTCCAGGCACCTCCCCGTCCCGCTccccccggggctccccccGCTCCGCACCCCCGCGGGAGCCGCCCGTTACCTACGCTGTGCTGCCGGGTCCCCACGCGCGGCTGCGGCTCCCGAGCGACACCTACGAGAACGTCCCGTGA
- the PEX19 gene encoding peroxisomal biogenesis factor 19 isoform X3 has product MAAEPGPGPDPELEELLDSALDDFEKARPAAPPPPPPPPPGAQPSPSAAAKERFFQELFEGELASQAAAEFEQAMQELAREEPHLVEQFQKLSEAAGRVGSDTASQQEFTSCLKETLSGLAKNATDLQSSSASEEELAKALEGLGLEEGDGEGSVLPVMRSIMQSLLSKDVLYPSLKEITEKYPEWLRRHGEALPAEQYERYRAQHGVMGRICQQLEDEQPGEGEEERRARFETLLNLMQQLQDLGHPPKELAGESPPGLNLDLPGATGGEQCRLM; this is encoded by the exons ATGGCGGCGGagccgggcccgggccccgacccggagctggaggagctgctcGACA GTGCCCTGGATGACTTCGAGAAGGCCaggcccgccgccccccccccaccgccgccgcccccccctgGGGCCCAGCCCTCGCCCAGCGCCGCCGCCAAG GAGAGGTTCTTCCAGGAGCTGTTTGAGGGGGAGCTGGCCTCGCAGGCAGCGGCCGAGTTTGAGCAGGCCATGCAGGAGCTGGCCCGGGAGGAGCCGCACTTGGTGGAGCAGTTCCAGAAGCTGTCAGAAGCGGCGGGAAGAGTGG GCAGCGACACGGCGTCGCAGCAGGAGTTCACCTCCTGCCTGAAGGAGACGCTGAGTGGCCTGGCCAAGAACGCCACTGACCTGCAG AGCTCCTCGGCCTCAGAGGAGGAGCTGGCGAAGGcactggaggggctggggctggaggagggcgATGGCGAGGGCAGCGTCCTGCCCGTCATGCGGAGCATCATGCAGAGCCTGCTCTCCAAGGACGTGCTCTACCCTTCACTGAAGGAGATCACTGAGAAG TACCCCGAGTGGCTGCGGCGGCACGGTGAGGCGCTGCCAGCCGAGCAGTACGAGCGGTACCGGGCGCAGCACGGCGTGATGGGCCGCatctgccagcagctggaggatgAGCAGCCAGGCGAGGGCGAGGAGGAGCGGCGAGCGCGCTTTGAGACCCTCCTCAACCTCATGCAGCAG CTTCAGGACCTGGGGCACCCACCCAAGGAATTGGCCGGGGAGTCG ccccccggCCTTAACCTGGACCTGCCGGGGGCGACAGGTGGTGAGCAATGCCGCCTCATGTAG
- the FCER1G gene encoding high affinity immunoglobulin epsilon receptor subunit gamma isoform X1 has translation MGAHLLLAAALLLLRTPETEALMEPELCYILDAILFLYGIVLTVLYCRLKFLAHRASRQGAVKEQKEEAIYTGLSGEGQETYETLQIKHS, from the exons ATGGGTGCCCACCTGCTGCTCGCCGCTGCCCTGCTGCTGTTGCGGACCCCGGAGACAG AGGCCCTGATGGAGCCGGAGCTTTGCTACATCCTGGACGCCATCCTCTTCCTCTATGGCATCGTTCTCACCGTCCTTTATTGCCGCCTCAAG TTCCTGGCTCATCGAGCGTCACGGCAGGGAGCTGTCAAGGAG cagaaggaagaagcCATCTACACC GGGCTCAGCGGTGAGGGCCAGGAGACGTACGAAACGCTCCAGATCAAACACTCCTGA
- the PEX19 gene encoding peroxisomal biogenesis factor 19 isoform X1: MGHEWPRGCPALVRPKGLGPRSLGPRQLGPRGAGAQGETPTSGTPRAGTPRAGTPGTRIPWAGTAWAGCHGRPVRGGGVTAPRFGRAPPRPVHCGAAWRAHSGTAPRGAGLVWRAWPPWGGARRSRPPGGGGAARRWRRSRARAPTRSWRSCSTASLFASQERFFQELFEGELASQAAAEFEQAMQELAREEPHLVEQFQKLSEAAGRVGSDTASQQEFTSCLKETLSGLAKNATDLQSSSASEEELAKALEGLGLEEGDGEGSVLPVMRSIMQSLLSKDVLYPSLKEITEKYPEWLRRHGEALPAEQYERYRAQHGVMGRICQQLEDEQPGEGEEERRARFETLLNLMQQLQDLGHPPKELAGESPPGLNLDLPGATGGEQCRLM; this comes from the exons ATGGGGCATGAGTGGCCCCGTGGGTGTCCTGCACTCGTGAGACCCAAGGGGCTGGGACCCCGATCGCTAGGACCTCGACAGCTGGGACCCCgaggggctggagcccagggagAGACCCCAACATCTGGGACCCCGAGGGCTGGGACCCCGAGAGCTGGGACCCCAGGGACCAGGATCCCCTGGGCTGGGACCGCGTGGGCTGGCTGTCACGGCCGCCCGGTCCGTGGAGGGGGGGTCACGGCTCCCCGGTTCGGgcgggccccgccccgccccgtgCACTGCGGCGCCGCCTGGCGGGCGCACAGCGGAACCGCGCCGCGAGGGGCGGGGCTCGTGTGGAGGGCGTGGCCTCCGTGGGGCGGGGCTCGGCGGTCCCGCCCCCCCGGCGGAGGCGGTGCGGCGCGAAGATGGCGGCGGagccgggcccgggccccgacccggagctggaggagctgctcGACA GCCTCCCTCTTCGCCTCGCAGGAGAGGTTCTTCCAGGAGCTGTTTGAGGGGGAGCTGGCCTCGCAGGCAGCGGCCGAGTTTGAGCAGGCCATGCAGGAGCTGGCCCGGGAGGAGCCGCACTTGGTGGAGCAGTTCCAGAAGCTGTCAGAAGCGGCGGGAAGAGTGG GCAGCGACACGGCGTCGCAGCAGGAGTTCACCTCCTGCCTGAAGGAGACGCTGAGTGGCCTGGCCAAGAACGCCACTGACCTGCAG AGCTCCTCGGCCTCAGAGGAGGAGCTGGCGAAGGcactggaggggctggggctggaggagggcgATGGCGAGGGCAGCGTCCTGCCCGTCATGCGGAGCATCATGCAGAGCCTGCTCTCCAAGGACGTGCTCTACCCTTCACTGAAGGAGATCACTGAGAAG TACCCCGAGTGGCTGCGGCGGCACGGTGAGGCGCTGCCAGCCGAGCAGTACGAGCGGTACCGGGCGCAGCACGGCGTGATGGGCCGCatctgccagcagctggaggatgAGCAGCCAGGCGAGGGCGAGGAGGAGCGGCGAGCGCGCTTTGAGACCCTCCTCAACCTCATGCAGCAG CTTCAGGACCTGGGGCACCCACCCAAGGAATTGGCCGGGGAGTCG ccccccggCCTTAACCTGGACCTGCCGGGGGCGACAGGTGGTGAGCAATGCCGCCTCATGTAG